CGTGCACCCGCACCGGCCCCTCGGCCGCCGGCGAGACGTAGTGGATCGTGAGCGAGCGCGGCGTTCGCTCCCCATCGTCGACCGCGGCGATCAGGGCGCGGAGCACGATCGAAGCCAGGTAGCCGCCGTTCGCGCCCATCACGACCCACCAGCCGCGATCGATTCGCGCGTCGAACGCTCCGTCGGCCGCGAGCACGACGGCGCTGTCCCGCTCGAAGCGGGTCATGCGCCGGAGAACGCGGGCAGCACGCGCTCCGCGAAGAGGCGCGCGGGAACGCGCGTGTCGCGCCCGAAGAATTCGATCACGAGCAGCCCGCAGCCGAGCTTTCTATGCCGCTCGATGCAGTCGATCACGCGCTCGGGCGTGCCCCAGATGCCGTGCTCTTCGAGCGCACCGCCCATGTGGCCGCCGTAGATCTTCTTGGCCTTCTCGAGCGACTCTCTTGCCCGCGCCTCGTCCTCTTCGATCACGACCACGCACTGCTGCGAGATGCGGATCTCGGCGATGTCGCGCTTCACGTCGTCGCAGCGGCGGCGCAGTGCCTCGATCTTCGCCGGGAGCTGCGCCTGGAAGACCGCGAGGTTGTTCCAGATGTCGGCGTGCTGCGCCGCGATCCGCAGCAGCACCTTCTCGCCCGCGCCGCCGATCAGGATCGGCGTGCGCCGCAGCGGCTTCGGCTCGCACCAGGCCTCCGACACCGAGAAGTGACGGCCCTGGAACGTCACTCGCTCCTCGCTCAGGAGCCGGCGCAGCAGGATCGCCGTCTCCTCCAGCGCCTTCATCCGCTCGCCGAGCGCGGGGAAGGGGCTCCCCGTGCCGCGAAACTCCGCCTCGAACCAGCCGGCGCCCAGGCCCACGATCGCGCGCCCGCCCGAGATGTGATCCAGCGTCGCGATCTGCTTGGCCAGGATCGCGGGGTTGCGGAAGAACGGCGGCGTGACGAGCGTGCCGAGCTCGATGCGCGAGGTGACGGCCGCGACCGCCGCGAGCTCCGTCCACGCCTCGAAGATGGGCAGGTTCGGCGCCGGCACCCCGTAGACGTGGTCGCAGACCCACGCCGAGTGGAAGCCGAGCGCGTCGAGCTCCTCGGCCACCGCGCGCGCCTCCTGCCAGCTGCGCTTGATCTGCGGCAGCGTGCCTCCGAACTGCATCGAGCTCGCCATCGATTCCTCCCGTCGCGATTCTACGCGAAGACGCGGTTCCCGCCCGAGGCCTTCGCGCGGTACAGGCGAGCGTCGGCGGCGCGCACCAGGTCGGCCGCGGTCTTGCCGTCGCGCGGCGCGCTCGCGACTCCGAAGGAGAGGGTGAGCGACACGTCCGCGCCGTCCGGCCGGAGCGCCTCGGCCGCGATCCGGATCTTCTCCGCGACGGCGATCGCGCCAAGGACCGTGGTCTCGGGCAGCACGAGCGCGAGCTCGTCTCCGCCGTAGCGTCCCGCGGTGTCGCTGGTGCGCGAGCGCTCGCGCACCAGTCGGGCGATCTGCACCAGTGCCGCGTCGCCGGCCAGGTGTCCGTGGCGGTCGTTGAACGCCTTGAAGCGGTCGACGTCGATCATCACGAAGGCGAGATCCCGGCGGTAGCGATCCGCGCGCGCGGTCTCGCGCTCGAGCGCCGCCCAGAGGTGTCCGTGATTCGCAAGCCCGGTGAGCGCGTCGCGATCGGCGCGGACCAGCGCCTGCTCGTGATCGCACGCGTTCGAAAGCGCGATCGCGGCGTGCGCGACCAGCGCCCGGAGCGCGGCTTCATCGAGACCGCCGCGCGCGAAGACGCGCAGCCTGCCGACGCTCGCGCCGCGCGCGCGAAGCTCGATGACCTGCGCCGGCGCTCCGCCGCAGTCGCCGCGTTCGAGCTCGAGGGCGCTCGTCTCTTCGCGAGC
This genomic interval from Deltaproteobacteria bacterium contains the following:
- a CDS encoding TIGR03560 family F420-dependent LLM class oxidoreductase produces the protein MASSMQFGGTLPQIKRSWQEARAVAEELDALGFHSAWVCDHVYGVPAPNLPIFEAWTELAAVAAVTSRIELGTLVTPPFFRNPAILAKQIATLDHISGGRAIVGLGAGWFEAEFRGTGSPFPALGERMKALEETAILLRRLLSEERVTFQGRHFSVSEAWCEPKPLRRTPILIGGAGEKVLLRIAAQHADIWNNLAVFQAQLPAKIEALRRRCDDVKRDIAEIRISQQCVVVIEEDEARARESLEKAKKIYGGHMGGALEEHGIWGTPERVIDCIERHRKLGCGLLVIEFFGRDTRVPARLFAERVLPAFSGA
- a CDS encoding GGDEF domain-containing protein — translated: MSDARAEALLEAVRELSGSLCAADVAARLLGSVLALASASGAALELEAREETSALELERGDCGGAPAQVIELRARGASVGRLRVFARGGLDEAALRALVAHAAIALSNACDHEQALVRADRDALTGLANHGHLWAALERETARADRYRRDLAFVMIDVDRFKAFNDRHGHLAGDAALVQIARLVRERSRTSDTAGRYGGDELALVLPETTVLGAIAVAEKIRIAAEALRPDGADVSLTLSFGVASAPRDGKTAADLVRAADARLYRAKASGGNRVFA